The following are encoded in a window of Staphylospora marina genomic DNA:
- a CDS encoding LPXTG cell wall anchor domain-containing protein has translation MLSFSGFTRCTQIFIYFWTKKQIYTSDFIHEKVNKQNNYIKGEICMKRFATGLLAMALVFAAALLPGTAFAASDADMVTDLVQLENGNIKVTAELKNAKEATGFWYIGVGPAGDENAEPVAEKEAEDYNGTSFTAEFDISKFEAGKYEVFIMFAGVVDGEEAFFMDSMELDVEGTDDGGNEKPSVTPKPGKDPVKVDPEQGKELKDKVKGGKLPKTATTHPTGAAAGLALLIGGLALLKLRRTA, from the coding sequence ATGTTGTCTTTTTCTGGATTCACGAGATGTACACAAATTTTTATTTATTTTTGGACCAAAAAACAGATTTATACATCGGATTTTATTCATGAAAAGGTTAATAAACAAAATAATTACATAAAAGGAGAGATCTGCATGAAGCGGTTTGCAACCGGACTGCTTGCGATGGCCCTGGTCTTCGCCGCGGCCCTGCTGCCGGGAACTGCCTTCGCTGCAAGCGATGCGGATATGGTGACGGATCTGGTACAGCTGGAAAACGGCAACATCAAGGTGACCGCTGAACTGAAGAATGCCAAAGAAGCAACCGGTTTCTGGTACATCGGGGTCGGACCGGCCGGAGATGAAAATGCGGAACCGGTGGCGGAAAAAGAAGCTGAAGACTACAACGGTACCAGCTTCACCGCCGAATTTGACATCAGCAAGTTCGAAGCCGGGAAGTATGAAGTTTTCATCATGTTTGCAGGCGTCGTTGACGGTGAAGAAGCATTCTTCATGGATTCCATGGAACTGGATGTTGAAGGTACTGACGACGGCGGAAATGAAAAACCGTCCGTGACCCCGAAACCGGGGAAAGATCCGGTGAAAGTGGATCCGGAACAAGGAAAAGAACTGAAAGATAAAGTGAAAGGCGGCAAACTGCCGAAAACGGCCACCACGCATCCGACGGGTGCCGCAGCCGGCCTGGCTCTGCTCATCGGCGGTCTGGCCCTGCTGAAACTGCGCCGCACCGCCTGA